From one SAR324 cluster bacterium genomic stretch:
- a CDS encoding LegC family aminotransferase: protein MSKSSFVQEIVQAIKSVLPTSEFISLHEPVFQGNEWVYVKECLDTGWVSSVGKYVDLFEQKLAEFTGSPYAVATVNGTAALHICFKLVGVEQGDEVLIPSLTFVATANAVAYCGAVPHFVESNEVNLGIDVPLLNAYLDEFADVRDNRCFNRQTQRPIKALVPMHTFGHPSDLDALTELAAKFKLVLVEDAAESLGSFYKGRHTGNWGKVSSLSFNGNKIITTGGGGAILTSDPLLAKLAKHLTTTAKVPHRWEYFHDQSGYNYRLPNLNSALGCAQLEQLPSFLDKKRKLAELYEVAFSNIPGVHFVREPVNTRSNYWLNAILLEPDYASQRDSILAATNDIGIMTRPAWTLLHKLPMYQSCPKMRLSVAESIEQRLINIPSSSHLIDSIER, encoded by the coding sequence ATGAGTAAGTCTTCCTTTGTTCAAGAAATAGTTCAGGCAATCAAGAGTGTTTTGCCCACCAGTGAATTTATATCACTTCATGAGCCTGTATTTCAGGGGAATGAATGGGTCTATGTGAAAGAATGTCTGGATACTGGATGGGTGTCTTCTGTTGGCAAGTATGTGGATCTGTTTGAGCAGAAACTGGCAGAGTTTACAGGAAGTCCATACGCTGTGGCGACCGTCAATGGAACCGCGGCGTTGCATATCTGCTTCAAACTGGTTGGTGTGGAACAGGGCGATGAAGTTCTGATTCCCTCGTTGACATTTGTCGCAACGGCCAACGCTGTGGCTTATTGTGGGGCCGTTCCTCATTTTGTGGAAAGCAATGAAGTGAATCTTGGGATAGATGTTCCTTTGTTGAACGCCTATCTGGATGAGTTCGCGGATGTTCGTGATAATCGTTGTTTCAATCGCCAAACCCAAAGACCAATAAAGGCACTGGTTCCCATGCATACGTTTGGACATCCTTCCGATCTGGATGCATTGACAGAGCTTGCGGCCAAATTTAAGTTGGTGCTGGTTGAGGATGCCGCAGAATCCCTGGGAAGTTTTTATAAAGGCAGGCATACCGGGAACTGGGGAAAAGTATCGTCACTGAGTTTCAATGGAAATAAAATTATCACAACCGGCGGTGGCGGTGCCATTCTGACCTCAGACCCGCTATTAGCTAAATTAGCAAAACATCTGACAACTACGGCAAAGGTTCCACATCGTTGGGAATATTTTCATGATCAGTCAGGGTACAACTATCGGTTGCCAAATCTAAACTCAGCTTTAGGGTGCGCGCAACTGGAACAGCTACCCTCTTTTCTGGATAAAAAACGTAAATTGGCTGAACTCTATGAAGTTGCTTTTTCAAACATTCCGGGGGTTCATTTTGTTCGAGAGCCTGTGAACACCAGGAGCAACTACTGGCTCAATGCGATTCTTCTTGAACCCGACTATGCATCCCAACGGGATTCAATATTGGCCGCTACAAATGACATCGGTATCATGACCCGTCCAGCATGGACATTGCTTCATAAATTGCCCATGTATCAGTCTTGTCCCAAAATGCGATTGTCTGTTGCGGAAAGTATCGAACAA